In a genomic window of Roseiflexus castenholzii DSM 13941:
- a CDS encoding ribose-phosphate diphosphokinase: MEGRLQIFSGNANRSLAQEIASHLNINLGRAMVGTFKNGETRVKVEENVRGSDVFVVQPTCTPVNHNLMELLLLIDALRRASAARVTAVIPYYGYAKQEKKTTGREPISAKLVANLIRTAGADRVLTMDLHAPAIEGFFDIPVDHLQAGPILAEHVREMNLPRLVVVSPDAGGVGRANSFRERIGAGLAIIAKQRPQPDVAEMLDMVGDVEGKTAVIVDDMISTGGTLAEAARVLRERGALAVYACATHGIFAGDATEIIAQSALVETIVTNTIPLPEGCRKARIRAISIAPLFAEAIMRIHKDLSLSALFS, translated from the coding sequence ATGGAAGGTCGTCTTCAAATCTTTAGCGGCAATGCCAACCGGTCCCTGGCGCAGGAGATTGCGTCGCATCTGAACATCAACCTTGGTCGCGCCATGGTCGGCACATTCAAAAACGGCGAAACGCGGGTCAAGGTCGAGGAAAATGTGCGCGGTTCCGATGTATTCGTGGTTCAACCGACGTGTACGCCGGTCAATCATAACCTGATGGAATTGTTGCTCTTGATTGACGCCTTACGGCGCGCATCGGCGGCGCGGGTCACGGCAGTCATTCCCTACTATGGGTATGCCAAGCAGGAGAAGAAAACCACCGGTCGCGAACCAATCTCGGCAAAACTGGTCGCCAACCTGATCCGCACCGCCGGCGCCGATCGGGTGTTGACGATGGACCTGCACGCCCCTGCAATCGAGGGATTCTTCGATATCCCGGTCGATCATTTGCAGGCGGGTCCCATTCTTGCCGAACATGTTCGTGAGATGAACCTGCCGCGTCTGGTGGTCGTTTCGCCCGATGCTGGCGGCGTAGGGCGCGCCAATAGTTTCCGCGAGCGCATCGGCGCTGGTCTGGCGATCATTGCCAAGCAGCGCCCACAACCCGATGTTGCCGAGATGCTCGATATGGTCGGCGACGTTGAAGGGAAGACCGCCGTGATTGTCGATGACATGATCTCGACCGGCGGCACGCTGGCGGAAGCAGCGCGCGTCCTGCGCGAACGCGGCGCTTTGGCGGTGTATGCCTGCGCGACCCACGGCATCTTCGCCGGCGATGCAACCGAGATTATTGCGCAATCGGCGTTGGTCGAAACGATCGTCACCAATACCATCCCGCTCCCCGAGGGTTGCCGCAAAGCGCGTATCCGCGCTATTAGCATTGCGCCGCTGTTTGCGGAAGCTATTATGCGCATTCACAAAGACCTTTCATTGAGCGCGCTCTTTTCGTGA
- a CDS encoding hemolysin family protein translates to MDVEIGLVLAGILLCLFVLAFTSAIDAAMTAISRHRLGLLHETDARRAQVIDRLLAEPYRFKATVLLLNSTATITATALTLRLCDDQMWQWRLAALTGLLLGILIFAEALPKALAIGNPAATARALASPMALIARLLAPFIWVIGLLTRPFLRVASGQTTSSMPLVTEEELRMLVNVGEEEGLIEPEEREMIEGIFSFGDTTVREVMIPRVDIVALEETASIDEALNIIITTGHSRIPVYRETIDHIVGILYAKDLLLWLRSGQRDASIGALLRTAHFVPDTMKVDALLKDLQARKIHLAIVVDEYGGTAGLITIEDVIEEIVGEIQDEYDVDEQPIRVLAPGDMEVDARVPIDDINDLTGLRLASEESDRIGGMVFERLGRVPKVGDTVQIADGVTVVVLSMDGLRLRKLRLQYRLPQEDAISATPGEDRKNHE, encoded by the coding sequence TTGGACGTTGAAATCGGCCTGGTTCTGGCAGGCATTCTTCTCTGTCTCTTCGTTCTGGCATTCACATCGGCAATCGATGCAGCAATGACGGCGATCAGTCGCCATCGTCTGGGGTTGCTGCACGAGACCGACGCGCGGCGTGCGCAGGTGATTGACCGCCTGCTCGCCGAGCCATATCGCTTCAAAGCAACGGTTCTGCTGCTCAATAGCACGGCGACCATAACGGCAACAGCACTGACCTTGCGCCTGTGCGACGATCAGATGTGGCAATGGCGCCTTGCTGCGCTTACCGGGTTGTTGCTCGGCATTCTCATCTTCGCCGAAGCATTGCCAAAAGCGCTGGCAATCGGTAACCCTGCGGCAACTGCACGCGCGCTCGCCAGTCCAATGGCGCTGATTGCGCGCCTTCTGGCGCCGTTCATCTGGGTGATCGGATTGCTCACCCGCCCGTTCCTTCGTGTCGCCAGCGGGCAGACCACCTCGTCGATGCCGCTGGTGACTGAAGAGGAACTCCGCATGCTGGTGAATGTCGGCGAAGAGGAAGGGTTGATCGAACCAGAAGAACGGGAGATGATCGAAGGAATCTTTTCCTTCGGTGATACAACGGTGCGTGAGGTGATGATTCCGCGCGTGGATATTGTGGCACTTGAGGAAACTGCCTCTATCGATGAGGCGCTCAACATCATCATTACGACCGGTCACTCACGTATTCCGGTGTACCGCGAGACGATCGACCACATTGTGGGCATTCTCTATGCGAAGGATTTGTTGCTCTGGTTGCGTTCCGGGCAACGTGATGCATCGATTGGCGCGCTGCTCCGCACTGCGCACTTCGTGCCCGACACGATGAAAGTGGATGCCCTTCTGAAAGACCTTCAGGCGCGCAAAATCCATCTGGCGATCGTTGTCGATGAGTATGGCGGCACTGCCGGTCTTATCACTATCGAGGATGTGATCGAGGAAATCGTCGGTGAGATTCAAGATGAGTATGATGTGGACGAGCAGCCGATCCGGGTGCTTGCGCCTGGGGATATGGAGGTGGATGCGCGTGTGCCGATCGATGATATCAACGATCTTACCGGGTTGCGTCTGGCGTCGGAGGAGTCGGATCGGATTGGGGGGATGGTGTTCGAGCGCCTTGGTCGGGTGCCGAAAGTCGGTGATACGGTGCAGATCGCCGATGGCGTGACCGTTGTGGTCCTCTCGATGGATGGTCTGCGCCTGCGGAAGTTGCGCCTACAGTATCGGTTGCCTCAGGAAGATGCAATTTCTGCCACGCCTGGCGAAGATCGAAAGAATCATGAGTGA
- the cdd gene encoding cytidine deaminase, with protein sequence MSELTPELTELLAAAAAARERAYCPYSRFAVGAAVRTASGMLFSGCNIENAAYPSAICAERVALFGAYAAGERAIVALAVIADTPEPVSPCGGCRQVIFELAPRAVVLLANLQGAWRIVSVEELLPAGFTFDRLSEP encoded by the coding sequence ATGAGTGAGTTGACGCCGGAACTGACAGAACTCCTTGCCGCCGCCGCCGCCGCGCGCGAACGCGCCTACTGCCCCTACTCGCGCTTTGCCGTCGGCGCCGCAGTGCGCACTGCATCCGGTATGCTGTTCTCTGGCTGCAATATCGAGAATGCCGCGTATCCTTCGGCGATCTGCGCCGAACGGGTGGCGTTGTTCGGCGCCTATGCAGCGGGTGAGCGTGCGATCGTCGCGCTGGCAGTCATTGCCGATACGCCAGAACCGGTCAGTCCGTGTGGTGGATGTCGTCAGGTCATCTTCGAGCTTGCGCCGCGCGCAGTGGTGCTCCTGGCGAATCTTCAGGGAGCATGGCGCATTGTCTCGGTCGAGGAACTCCTTCCTGCCGGGTTCACTTTTGATCGTCTGAGCGAACCTTAG